A stretch of the Aegilops tauschii subsp. strangulata cultivar AL8/78 chromosome 4, Aet v6.0, whole genome shotgun sequence genome encodes the following:
- the LOC109778309 gene encoding uncharacterized protein produces MIKARKTEDLLLLFPSYRREREENTMAASSALRLILGSSSASRRQILAEMGYQFKLLSADIDEKEIRKEKPEELVVALAHAKADAILDKMRNNGMMKEIVDSQETTLLITADQVVIHDGVIREKPTTPEEARKFIQGYSQSHAATIGSVLVTNVKTGTRREGWDKSEVYFHKIPNEVVESLIEEGNVFYVAGGLLVEHPLTSPLVEAIVGTIDSVMGLPKALTEQLIKDSLQEP; encoded by the exons ATGATAAAGGCAAGAAAGACGGAAGATCtgctcctcctctttccttcgtatcggagagagagggaggaaaaCACAATGGCCGCCTCTTCTGCTCTCAGA CTGATTCTCGGCTCCTCGTCGGCGTCGCGCCGCCAGATTCTGGCCGAGATGGGGTACCAATTCAAATTACTT AGCGCGGACATTGACGAGAAGGAGATCAGAAAGGAGAAGCCAGAGGAGCTGGTGGTCGCCTTGGCTCACGCGAAA GCAGATGCAATATTGGATAAGATGCGGAACAATGGGATGATGAAAGAGATTGTTGACTCTCAAGAGACTACCTTGTTGATCACTGCTGACCAA GTTGTGATTCATGATGGAGTTATTCGAGAAAAACCTACCACTCCAGAGGAGGCACGTAAATTCATCCAAG GATATTCCCAAAGCCATGCTGCGACAATTGGATCTGTGCTTGTTACAAATGTGAAGACCGGTACTAGAAGGGAAGGATGGGATAAATCTGAA GTTTATTTCCACAAGATACCCAATGAAGTTGTTGAGAGCTTG ATTGAGGAGGGCAATGTCTTCTACGTTGCTGGAGGCCTTCTAGTAGAGCATCCACTGACTTCACCTCTCGTGGAAGCCATT GTCGGTACAATTGATAGCGTAATGGGTCTTCCTAAAGCTCTCACGGAGCAGCTCATCAAGGATTCCCTTCAAGAGCCGTAG